One Perca flavescens isolate YP-PL-M2 chromosome 14, PFLA_1.0, whole genome shotgun sequence genomic window carries:
- the txnipa gene encoding thioredoxin interacting protein a: MVAMAKRVKTFQIIFSDPNKTFYCGGDKVSGRIQVEVNEVTRVSAVKVLALGCAKVEYAKGKQRCRQEAEYLRHEEVLLLDGQPTDSDGSVVLRPGNKYEYIFGFELPQQGQLVSSYKGKFGYVQYYVKALMERPQQPTFECRKAFEVEEPLDVNTPDLLSPSGGMKEKKVTCMFIPDGQVSLNAKIDRRGFCEGEDICINAKFENTCSRIVVPKAAIIAKHTYQANGRTKVFRQKLSSVRGNHIISGMCDAWQGKTIRVPKIKPSMLGCNIIRVEYALMIYIHIPGSEKLILELPLVIGTAGLGSRSNSVSSQEGSVSNSSQSWVSLRMPSEPPSYCDITRDCRLDQPLTPLLDDVDGDADDSPIFMNAPAFQFPPSPTYTEAEEEYHGNARMLPVC, encoded by the exons ATGGTGGCTATGGCAAAGAGAGTGAAAACCTTTCAAATCATCTTTTCGGACCCCAACAAGACGTTTTACTGCGGCGGGGACAAGGTGTCCGGACGGATACAAGTGGAAGTGAACGAAGTGACCCGTGTGTCCGCCGTGAAGGTCCTGGCTCTGGGCTGCGCCAAGGTGGAGTACGCTAAAGGCAAGCAGCGGTGCCGACAGGAGGCCGAGTACCTGAGACATGAAGAGGTCCTGCTACTGGACGGCCAGCCCACAG ACTCTGATGGATCAGTCGTCTTGAGGCCTGGCAACAAATATGAGTACATCTTTGGATTTGAGCTCCCCCAGCAAGG GCAGCTGGTGTCATCATACAAGGGGAAGTTTGGCTATGTCCAGTACTATGTGAAGGCCCTGATGGAGAGGCCACAGCAGCCCACCTTTGAGTGTAGGAAAGCCTTTGAAGTGGAGGAGCCCCTGGATGTCAACACCCCAGACCTGCTG TCTCCCTCAGGTGGCATGAAGGAGAAGAAAGTCACCTGCATGTTCATCCCTGATGGCCAGGTGTCACTGAATGCAAAAATTGACCGCCGTGGCTTCTGTGAAGGCGAAGACATCTGCATCAACGCAAAGTTTGAGAACACCTGCTCTCGCATCGTGGTGCCCAAGGCCGCCATCATCGCCAAGCACACTTACCAGGCCAACGGCCGCACCAAGGTATTCCGCCAGAAGTTGTCTTCGGTGCGCGGCAACCACATAATCTCCGGCATGTGTGACGCCTGGCAAGGAAAGACCATCAGGGTGCCAAAGATCAAACCCTCTATGCTGGGCTGCAACATAATCCGTGTGGAGTACGCTCTAATG ATTTACATCCACATCCCTGGTAGTGAGAAGCTGATACTGGAGCTGCCTCTGGTCATTGGTACCGCTGGTCTGGGCAGCCGCAGCAACAGCGTAAGCAGCCAGGAGGGTTCGGTCAGCAACTCGTCCCAGAGCTGGGTGTCCCTCAGGATGCCCTCTGAGCCTCCCAGCTACTGTGACATCACCCGCGACTGCCGCCTGGACCAGCCCCTCACGCCGCTCCTGGACGACGTTGACGGTGACGCTGACGACAGCCCCATCTTCATGAACGCTCCGGCCTTTCAGTTCCCGCCAAGTCCAACATACACCGAG gctgaggaggagtaCCATGGCAACGCTCGCATGCTGCCGGTCTGCTGA